The Ketogulonicigenium robustum nucleotide sequence ACAGTTTTGTCCTGCAGCGCCACACCAGCACAGATGCGCAGCCGATTCTGGTGAAATTGCGCCGCAACGCGCGCGCAACGCGGCTGACGCTGCGCATCGCCCAGCGCGACGGTGCGGTGACGCTGACCCTGCCCCCTCGCACCCCCGTGGCCGAGGCGCAGCGCTTTGCCGAAAGCCGCCGCGACTGGATTATCCGGCACCTGCCCGCGCAGGGCCTGCACGCGCTGCGCTTGGGCGACCAGATCCCGCTGCGCGGCACGCTGCTTACCTTGGCCACCGGCGCCCAGCGCGGCGTGCAGGCAACGCCGACGCAGCTGTGCGTGCCGGGCGGGGTGGCGCTTGGCCCGCGCGTGGCGGCGTTTCTCAAGGCACAGGCGCGCGACGACATCAGCCACGCCGCCGATATCTACGCCGCCAAAACCGGCCGCGCCTTCACGCGCCTCACGCTGCGCGACACCCGCTCGCGCTGGGGGTCGTGCACATCGGACGGCGCGCTGATGTTCAACTGGCGCCTCGTCATGGCCCCGCCCGCCATCTTGCACTACGTCGCCGCGCACGAGGTCGCCCACCTCACCCATATGGACCACTCGGATCGCTTCTGGTCGCTTGTCGCGCAGATCTTTCCAGACCATGCTGCCGCGCGGCAGTGGCTGCGCACGCATGGCGTGGCGCTGCAAC carries:
- a CDS encoding M48 family metallopeptidase, translated to MAGRPQPDSFVLQRHTSTDAQPILVKLRRNARATRLTLRIAQRDGAVTLTLPPRTPVAEAQRFAESRRDWIIRHLPAQGLHALRLGDQIPLRGTLLTLATGAQRGVQATPTQLCVPGGVALGPRVAAFLKAQARDDISHAADIYAAKTGRAFTRLTLRDTRSRWGSCTSDGALMFNWRLVMAPPAILHYVAAHEVAHLTHMDHSDRFWSLVAQIFPDHAAARQWLRTHGVALQRLDFSS